DNA sequence from the Armigeres subalbatus isolate Guangzhou_Male chromosome 1, GZ_Asu_2, whole genome shotgun sequence genome:
TCTTTTACCATCATCAGCAGCACGAAATGATCTAAACCTGGCAAATAAAATTATAACTTTACTAGATGCTTTCCCTGATCAATTGCAAATCATCTATGGTACTTGAGTGAAGAACTAGTCGTTCTGGCTTTTTTCGACCCAGAAATATCTACTGATGAGAGAAAATAAATGGCACACAATTTAAAATCTTGTAAGGGTGAtgaagtaagaaaaataaaattgaaagtatctacgatcgataagttgacttcttgtgcgctttcggattttgtttctcAAAGAGGTAAGTAGGCCTTGACCGGGttggaaggtttttttttctttgctctgtcagtttttttctttatttcagaTCCGtggattttgaagaaatttggctGCCTTGAAGCGATTGTAACTACTTCTGGTGCTTACCTTAGTGCGTTGGGACGTTTTTACACGTGGATCGGAAAACCGCGTTATCTGGTGAAAGTGTTTTTCTCCTCGTTCAAGATTCTTCCGTCAAAAAAAgtgtaaaatataaaataagctGTGTTTTGGAATTGTACACGATAGAAGAACGAAACTCGGAACGAAACATGTATATTCTTGAAAACGGAATAGACGGAAGAGTACTACGTAAGATGTGCTGTAAAAGACGAATAATAACTCGCCCTGTTTCAAATTCTGGAGTCTGGTTCgtacaaatttattattattagcaTTGGTAAGGCAGTGCTCTTGCAGGTACGtgctatttattattatatgcTATTTATTGGGGTGTTCCTGGGTCTGGGCACGCGTCAATTAAATACCACAACAATTCGTTCTCATTTCCCAACAATGGTAAAAAAGAGTGACAACCAGTAGCAACTCTCACGAATTCATTTCGTGACAAGTTACGTGGACGATTAATCCCAACCTTGATCTTTCTCAATAAAACATGAGTGTTACCATCATTCgtctaaaaaaaaagttgttctatTTTATTGTATATTGTTGTTCACTGTATCATATTATGTTATGTCATAGTATACTACACTACATGGATATCACGATAGACAAAAAAGTCATAAACTTTATGATTCAACCATTGGTTTTACACGATGGATATGCTGGGTTGTTCTACGTCAAAACTACAACTAAGTAGTTGACTTAAtagaaataaattaataataattcatccgatattattaataataataacttagTTTCAGAAGTATCCTGGATACTACATGATTTTCGGTAATGTATTATTAGCTTCTGCTCATTATTTCTTCTATTTCTTATCGAGTTATTGTCAAGAATTGAATCACCTAATTCGTCGAATAGTCCGGTCCAGTCGTCCGCGTGCGGGTAGTTTTTCTGCTCTCTCGTCCAACAGTGGCTTTCGTTTTCGTCCGGTTCGGCTCCCTCAGTAGAGAGTCCAGCGGATAACATCGAAAGGGTAGGTGAAGCACCGAGAAGTGCGAATTACGTTCACCGTTCGTGTTCGACCCGTAAGGCGATCATTCGTAGtttctgctacgacaatagaggcttgtttgcagccgtttgatcatttattcatccacttagaattcatttgttgatcaaaatcattatcatatcagggaggaaggggaatttaatttctttttgctcttttttcgtttcagagagcgagcaaaggcgcttaaacctaggctattggCCAGACAAAACTGACAAAAATGAAGAACAGCTTcaatatcttctcaaagttgttcaacagcataggcaaaatttttcaggttgcactcgctctgttataaaggaaggcctagcagttgaaataaacaattaatataggtataagttgtttgttgataactttgtagttttatacagttaataaattatgctataaacattaaaactgttgtttgaaaaatatataacttatataacatcccaggtctctctgtctttctgtcctTCTGTCCCTCTGCCTGTAACAATTATATCATATCGttctaaaattgatgcaacgggcatcacaactcgttacaaatatttcatcaattttgtctccccttaaaaacttcagctcgttggcttcagtggtaagtcaccctctccctctctagctacactactgtacagagcacggaaagtatttaccaatcggataaaaattcgcgagattgcgtgataatcatgcatttaatttcgcacggcaccgaatacgcctgcatcgcagccgcaatggtcggtggtacgttgctctcattttaaacacccctgggggacacgctcgacaccctcgactttggatgcttataacttggccaatttcaaagagatttacatccggtcttcaccagtcgcttccttatataaaaaaggttctacattttgtccacaacaggaatccgtcgactacagctagggacgttccgatacttcaaaatatcgatatttgattcgatacgataatcgaatcaaagtatcgatatcaccgatatattggaatgaaaatatcgaattatcggaaaatcatatgatatttctgAAACgagaatttttagaaaatacaAGAGTTAGAAAAAAGgttgagaaaggcaaaattttgtcgaagctcaaatcagcataactttgcgtagaagaATCCGATTTTAATAAAaccgggaccatcggacgcggaaactcttctagcaGTATTGGTCGACATATTAATTCTAGTATTTGGAGgaaacataaaacatgatgaaagtaaacgtttCATAAAATGACATGCAgtacaaaaaatgcattttgacaATGCcctcggaaaatccggaacatctccggtggccaagggcgAATCTGACAACAAAAAAttctctcttcagaaattccacggaagttttttttaaatttaattaagagtttaaactttcacgagaaataatatttttgtttcaCATGAAATTCCCTGGATTTACAGCAGGAAATTTACTTCAGTTTTTACGggcattcttcaaaattaacgcaaaaatttcaataagaaaaaaaattcaaaattttcatcggaaaaccCGTAGAACTATTTATAGGAAATTTTCTTTAACTCCCACGGgacattcttttgaatttcggaatttcttttaaattttcatttcaacaaATCTCTTCCTAATTTCTAAAGTTAATAGCTCAAATGTATCATAGGAACACGTCAAATGTGTAATTGATTTCGcgtaaaggccagtatcgacctaaaaagtagagaggttacggaattttgttcaatattactagggatcctataatgagagatatgcgaaagcggccattgtaagccaatcgagcattgagaactgtcaaaacgtgagccaaatgaacattgttattgttgcagaatgAGACGAGATTAAAaggtattgagatagattttaagAGAAGTtccatcgaataaacaatttgttttactttcgcgagtagaagtaatctagtttatgtatcgtgtttcgcctatttgtattgcacttttattttagtgataatgcttatttaaacactgttagtggacagacaaacatattccaaattgttatcaaatgcaaagtcatatgCAAGcctcaacattttgcgctgcggcaagtgctggaagcgtttgctaacaagagtaacagcgttgctaaatcgtctgaaaaagtatttgcatatctctcattataggatccctaaatattaccaagaggaattttgacaactgatctgcatggatcaaattgtcacttttacttacacggaagaaaaaaagtacccaaaattgagtatttttaaacttacttttgagttattttttctcttctctttcatccactctttcttttgttgtcaaaaacaaaagagccaaacaatccaacgacgccagttcaatacgggaagccaattttgagttttattacctgaggtcgaaattgagtgaattaaacttaaatttaggtcaataaattttccgttgggtacttttttaacatgggagtaaaggcaaactacttcgaccctacttactcaattttggcttcccgtacggatgttcgaggttgggtgaattaaactcactattgggtagtttatttcttccgtgtacggaataatcgagcagaatatttttccgaaagtataaagtgacagctcccattactttgcgtgggaaccttacaaatgccaattttgttttttgttcttttcatgtggaattttgtttcgattctttacttttccgatttaatgaacggaatttaacatgtgattgagatagaaaaagaaatttcttttgaacacgataccaaccttaaGGATACAAGGACCAACGGCAAGACAGATGTTGCACAATGCTTCAATGCAAAGTGTCGAAATAccaaaactatttgtgatgGAAGCACACACCTCACACCATCCGCGCAAACGAGAAAAATCATCTTAACCATTAAAAATACGGCATTTCAGATCCATTTTGAAGTAGCtattttctttcacaaaatacaaaaaatatttttgtgttactTTGTTACTTACtaattcaatatatcgatatcgaaagcaaaaatatcgatatgaccgatatattgaaagcaaaatatcgatacaaaaatatcggatatcgaaacaaaaatatcgatattccgatatatcgcaAGTATCGGAACATCCCtaactacagcgccacctagaagcaaaaaactgaaacggttgcgtttcctcatacatttgaatcacttttcccatacaaactttgagccatttgcgcacgccaaccactgaaccgaatgagctgaaattttcagtggagcttctgggacctccaaactgtcatttaagggtgcaaggtttgaaattcaggatttAATGCATTTTGGGCCAGTCTAAGTCGCGACAATCACGGCGCGATTTAATTGTTTGGCGATTCTGTCGCCgctggtatggaagcgtaagtGGAACTTTTCCTGTAGTGATCAAACGgaagaatcgcggcgactagcgCCACcgtggcgatgaaatcgctgaggtctgggggagcctacATGCTGAATCGAACGTTTGAATGACGTCACTGACCGGCCGACTGGGCAATTACCTTATTGtgccctgaaaaaaaaaacgactgtGTGGTGCCCATTGAAACGCAATTCCATATGAATTGTTAGTTCATCAGTCACAATCTTGCAAGAACTTTTTAGCGTTGACCAACGTCTTGTCCGAAGTTACTGGATGATTTTGACTGTCAATAGCGCCTTAATCTTTTGATggcttttggagatttattaaATTGAGACTCTTCACCTATTGGGCCaatattattgaaatttaaattgctCACATAACTTTACAACCAATCAACCCGTGCATGCTTCAAGGATATGTATTTGATGATAGTTACGGACCTTTTGCCAATCGCACCGTTTTATCTATGtataaaaagtagaaggttggaCGCCAGTTAGACGTAGGATTACAtttagtttttattatttaactAGCGGACaatacccagctttgcccgggtgttgcaaatgtcacaatgaactatttgcagcaccgcactctagatcaatttccgcgcgtttgttttattttcctcagcagctgacccaaaattatATTCTAATGACTCTATTCTAATGACTCACCAACATAGGTATACAAACGAATCGATGagggaaaaaatattgcaaatcggtcaatccGTTCACGAGtaaaatcgtcaggaaggaaatctcaactcatttttactATAcagattttgaaattcagaatatggttaaacaaaagatattttagttaccagataaagttTGTCGCTTCAGtcccctttgttctgctgtccgaaacatgtgtggtacctaactgtcaaatcgtatgtatttttccttccttGCTTCCTTAGATCCCCTAtactcgccagcaaaagatgttccgaacAGCGAcgatagcgacaatctttatctagtaactaaaatatcttttggttaAACGGAACTTTCATTGCGTTTCTCTTAGTAGCTCTGAGTAGTATATTTACTTAATTCGTTTAAAATTGTCATTTTGCGATTCATaggtgtggggtttgagtaagttaccatcagcgtgtcgatcagtgcgctgcgcagcaagccatggcTCGGCCTCTTCTGGTTAGAACTTCGTGGCGttcacacgcacccacggagagctgctgtcataacaattcgctctGGCCAATTTGGGGCTACATATTTAGGCGATCCTGCCAGGCtatttgttggatcctgacgctgatttcaaaaggtgagttgaattcaatttgttaATGTGCTAATGAGTTTAAAATTTTTGATGattcaaaaaaaaacacaaggcaatgggtttgtattgctacaaagcgcgtctggaagatcgctgcaaaatggattgtggtttgaaaaatcgcaaagcgcgtctggaagaccgctggaaaatggattgtggtttagaaaatcacaaagcgcgtccggaagaccgctggaaaatggattgtggtttagaaaatcacaaagcgcgcctgGAAGAGATGGAAAATGGCTCGTGGCTTAGgaaaccacaaagcgcgtctggaagaccgatggaaaatggtttgtggtttgcaataccACAAGGCACGTCTGGAAGACTGCCGAGAAAAGGATTGACAATCTAGAAAATCCCATGGTGGGTCATGGAAGcattgattttggttaaaataaatttagtttgaaatgtatAACTTAGCGACTTTAGTGTAAATGAGACTACCAATTAAGCTAGTTCTAACAAAATCTTAAAGATATTGAGATctatcgtatgctacaaagATGTTTGGGAGGCTTTAGtatattatcttgaagtttattttggaatttactgacTTAGCGTAGCGGAGTTACCCGTTGGATGGATCCAACATTCACGAAGCTTAAAAACGTTACCAGCATTCACAAAGTCataagtttggagttattggcttaCTGGTTAACATAAGTCTAAATTTTAGGTACATACTTATGCTATCTCATTTAAGTATGACATCTCTGCGAAATTTTAGATGATTGTCATATCCTAGGCCAGATGTTCCCAAACTACTTgtacatgcgacccacctagcagaatcgcaTATTGCTTCTGACCCTCCGACatgtggaatggatttgaattggattaggattggatgttgattggaattggattgaatttggattggatttgaattacttggatttcattgtatttgacaaaatctcaaaatttattgttctccattcactacatagatccaaatctaatggctGTGATAGATTTATGGGACAAATAAGGACAAAAGTATGAATCAAGATTCGTCTTTCGCAACCCTTCATTGATCAGCCCACGATTTTCCTGGGAGTCGcggcccacagtttgggaacacaTGTTCTAAGCGGTTGTAAGCAAGTTCAACATCGATGTGTTGAAGGTTAGCTTGCTGGTATTACTATATATGAAGCCTATAGTTGGATTCAATGGTCGGTATAAtatatttagattattgctacaatataaaatgtttctTGTGAGATCAATACCATAACACTAGGTACcaatttagtttaacatttAAACGATATAACCTATTGACTTGCTTTTCGTTTGTTGCGCGATTGAAAACCACGATGATTAGATAAGTTTGTTTTGGAGTgcagatttcaaaagaaattatcggtttctcaaaagcaatatgttcatcttcgtctcgcataaataactttaaaaaaaatcattgcgttctatgctagaggatttttttgccttttttaatgagagaagaggggaaatgtggggtttgagaaaagatattttagttactagataaagattgtcgcttcggttccctttgttctgctgtccgaaacatgtgtggtacatacctgtcaaatcgtatggatttttcttctttgacatttagctcccctatcctcgccagcaaaagatgttccggacagcgacgacagcgacaatctttatctagtaactaaaatatcttttggtttgagtaagttaccatcagcgtgtgattatacattaacacctcagcctgtcgatcagtgcgcagcaagccatgactcggcctcttctggtcagaccttcgtggcgtgcacacgcacccacggagagctgctgtcataacaattcgctccggccaaTTTGGGGCCACACAATAGGCATCTGTGTATCTGttttagaccggtagttctctaaggacacgagacctggacgatgctcgtggaggaccaaagcgaacttggagtttttgaaaggaaagtgctgcgtaccatctatggtggggtgcagatggcggacggtacttgGAGGAGGcgcatgaaccacgagttgcatcagctgttaggaaaaccatccatcgttcaaatcgcgaaaatcggaagactgtggtggaccgggcacgtagacagaatgtcggacaataatccgCTCGAAATGGTTCTCAGCAACGATTCGAAGGGAACAAGAAGGTGCACAGGGATCAAAGtcgatcgatcaagtggaggacaATCcgaagactgcgtggttggtgacaTGCAGCCATGATGGACCGAGCTGAACGAAGAAGACTTTTAtctattgcacaggccactccggccttagtctggaaGAAATAAATACAAGAACAAGAGTAACAAATAATTTTACACATATTTTGTCAACTCCCTTCCGGGCCGAAGTGCAAACATTCTAGAATAACAAATTGTACCTTATTAATTGATATGTAAACCAAAAATGTTTATCGCTTCTTCGATACGAGACGATCCAGTCTCGgcctgaaagtctcgataataaagacaaaaaatctGATTGGGCTTATAGATTATGTGTAGAAAGTTCAATGCAAGAGCCTGAGTACACAGAAATATCCTCACTGATTAGGAAACAAGATGTTGCACAAGTGACGTCTCCGAGTTTCCCACAGAATGAAAAGATTACTCTCCTTAATTAAAACAGATCTGTATTTCATCATACATCCTCATTTACACTTCCTCTCACTATATAGGTAATCACTTACAATAATATCTTTGTGCTGAGTGCTCTATACCTGAAGACTTAAAGGTAAAATTTAAGTTTGTCCaccaatagaaaaaaaaatcttggaattaACTTTTGTAAAAAAGGTCAACTATTGCAATCATTGTTAAAAGGGggaattcaatttaacacggaACGAAAGCTGCGTGCAGTGCTGGTACTCTCCATCAAGTTTCTCCTCCAAGCGCTCACAGATCGGACTCGACTCCACTGTCCAGGAAGTCACGCAGCAGATTGGCCGCCTTCAGCGGGAACAGCCGCACGAACGTGTTCAGATAGAGCAGGTACTTGGGAATGGAAACGTCGATCAGTCCTCGCCGCTGGGCGTCAATGATGGAGGCGGCGGCCTCATCCGGCTTGACCAGTCGCATCAGATTGGGGAAACGCATGTGCGGCCGCTTGCACAGTCCCGTATCGACCATGTACGGGTAGACGCTGGTGAACTTGATGTTCGGTTTGCGGGGATCCTGGCGGATTTCCTCGTGGCAGGCCTCCATGATACCCCGGACGGCATGCTTGCTGCCGCAGTACGGGACCAGATTGTTCAGGCCAACCAGACCGGCGATCGACGAGAGGGCCACGATGAAACCGCGGTTCTTCTCAATCATATCCGGGAGATATGTTTGAAGCATCTGGTGAAAGAGAATATTGTTAGTTGGATTTAAGGACAATAAGTTGAAGATCGCTTACCCAGAAGTGAGCCAGTACGTTGATTTCGAACGTCTTGCGGATCTCACCCTCGGTCTGTTTCAGCAGGGTATGGGTCGGCATGATACCGGCGTTGTTGACCAGGATGGTAACGACGCCGACCTGCTCTTTGACCTTCTTAGCCGTTTCGATGATCTCTTCCCGCTTTGTTACGTCACACCTGTTTCAAATAAGTAAATCGTCGTGATTTCTATCCAAAGCCAAGAAAAGATTCCATAACTTACACAAATCCAAACGCATTGCCGCGTTCCTTCTTGATGCTGCTGATCGTTTCCTGGTTCATCTTGTCGTTGATGTCCAAACAGACGACCGTCGCCCCCAGCTGGGAGTACTGCTGGGCCAGAGAGCGTCCAATGCCGTGACCGGCACCGGTCACCAGTACGATGTCCTTGGCGACACTTTCCGGCTTCGGGGGCACCGCCACCATGTACAGGGCCTCCAGGGTGAAGTAGATCCATCGGACCAACATCACCACGATGTCCACGATCAGGATGATCAGGTTGTAGATTTTGACTCCGGCATTTGGTCTGTTTAGCGGAAAACGAGAACGAACAAAATTGGGTGATTAGATGACGGACGACTTAAAATATGCGGAAGGTTTTTCGGTCTTGATAGGGCAATACCTCTGTATTTCTTGCCTATTGTCTATTAAATTATtcgattattttaataaatgctctATCTATGTTTTTCAAAGAGTTGACTGTGACACACAACTCGTATTTTTGAACATTTACGCGTAAAACTTCAGTTGTAATGGTGGATCGCCGCGTTTCAACAGTTATCCcattaagaaaaatattttgagctttttagtggaatgtcttcacttgtcataagacaagtttgtacaatcccatttaattccaccctttaattgtaccttgacatatacgtatttcgacctcaacagtaaggtcgaccTCAGTgtcttgactcgactcgactatGATGTATgtatatgggtcattccatatgaagtgaccgagaaaaaatgcaaacgtgcaatcgactttcttagaattgaatgaaattttgaccaattgtttatGTATGGGTTATACCCAAAACCAAAATTTCGTGGTGATTGGACCTCCCACGATTAATTAGACCATtcccttttcggacaaatgtttgaaactcatcatattgttttgtatatatctctggaactgtgaggactataatgaatctaaggtaaccattcgaaagaagatttttcaaggaaattttaaaaaattatttgttgat
Encoded proteins:
- the LOC134206078 gene encoding short-chain dehydrogenase/reductase family 16C member 6 isoform X3, which codes for MPQEEPNAGVKIYNLIILIVDIVVMLVRWIYFTLEALYMVAVPPKPESVAKDIVLVTGAGHGIGRSLAQQYSQLGATVVCLDINDKMNQETISSIKKERGNAFGFVCDVTKREEIIETAKKVKEQVGVVTILVNNAGIMPTHTLLKQTEGEIRKTFEINVLAHFWMLQTYLPDMIEKNRGFIVALSSIAGLVGLNNLVPYCGSKHAVRGIMEACHEEIRQDPRKPNIKFTSVYPYMVDTGLCKRPHMRFPNLMRLVKPDEAAASIIDAQRRGLIDVSIPKYLLYLNTFVRLFPLKAANLLRDFLDSGVESDL
- the LOC134206078 gene encoding short-chain dehydrogenase/reductase family 16C member 6 isoform X1, which produces MNCLQDSNIDNAISVFGSERQFLDEAQIRIPPRPSKLNNDAAPAPAKSQPPEAPPKPPNAGVKIYNLIILIVDIVVMLVRWIYFTLEALYMVAVPPKPESVAKDIVLVTGAGHGIGRSLAQQYSQLGATVVCLDINDKMNQETISSIKKERGNAFGFVCDVTKREEIIETAKKVKEQVGVVTILVNNAGIMPTHTLLKQTEGEIRKTFEINVLAHFWMLQTYLPDMIEKNRGFIVALSSIAGLVGLNNLVPYCGSKHAVRGIMEACHEEIRQDPRKPNIKFTSVYPYMVDTGLCKRPHMRFPNLMRLVKPDEAAASIIDAQRRGLIDVSIPKYLLYLNTFVRLFPLKAANLLRDFLDSGVESDL